One region of Papaver somniferum cultivar HN1 unplaced genomic scaffold, ASM357369v1 unplaced-scaffold_131, whole genome shotgun sequence genomic DNA includes:
- the LOC113332526 gene encoding callose synthase 10-like isoform X4, which translates to MARAISNWERLVRTTLQREQLLSSGQGSIERKSSGIAGAVPASLKGGGNNIDLILQAADEIQAEDPNVSRIMCEQAYSMAHDLDHNSDGRGVLQFKTGLLSVIKQKFSKRDGERIDRNRDIERLWEFYLLYKRRHRVDDIQKEEQKWRESGTFSVTLGELEHRSLEMKKIFATLRALIVVMEALHKGADPDGVGKKIMEELRRIKKTDGALTGELNTYNIVPLGAPSLTNAIGMFPEVKAATSAIRYTESFPRLPADVEVSGMRNLDMFDLLEYVFGFQKDNIKNQRENVILSVANAQTRLSLPVGTEPKIDEKAVTEVLLKVLDNYIKWCKYLHIHPVWNSSLEAINKDRKLFLVSLYFCVWGEAANVRFLPECICYIFHHMAEELNEKLDHSEAQPAKSCTGDNGSVSYLEQVISPIYETMAKETSILNSGKAAHSDWRNYDDFNEYFWSPTCFELKWPMKKDSSFLLHPKGRKRTAKSSFVEHRTFLHLYRSFHRLWIFLVLMFQSLTIIAFNDGRMDLNTFKEVLSIGPTFAVMCFIESSLDVLLMFGAYTTARGMALSRLFIRFFWFGISSVAITYIYVMVLKERKDQNSNYFRLYILILSVYAALRVFLALFLKFPASHTLSERTNQSFFQFFKWIYEERYFVGRGLFERMGDYSRYVCYWLVVFVCKFTFAYFLQIQPLVKPTNVIIGLRNLQYSWHSIISKNNGNALTVLSVWAPVVAIYIMDIHIWYTLLSAIIGGVMGARARLGEIRTLEMLHKRFESFPAAFAKKLVSSQAVRMPVDSESQDSEEINKAYASVFSPFWNEIIESLREEDYISNRERDLLCIPSNSGSLRLVQWPLFLLSSKILLARDLATVCKDSQADLWASICREEYMAEAVRECYYSIEKILHSLVEGEGRLWVEKIFREINDSVLNGSLLVTLNMKKLPLVLSRFTALVGLLKLDPTPELARGAAKAMYELYEVVTQDLVSSNLREQLDTWNILVKARNEGRLFSRIQWPNSPEIKEQLHRLYLFLTVTDSGDNIPKNLEARRRLQFFTNSLFMDMPVAKPVSEMIPFCVFTPYYGETVLYSSDELMDENDDGISTLFYLKTIFKDEWFNFLERIGREVSIKDEELLASPTDNLELRFWVSYRGQTLARTVRGMMYYRRALMLQSYLEKRRIEADNGYSGSRFPTTQGFELSREARAQADLKFTYVISCQIYGKQKQDKAPQAADIALLLQRNEALRVAFIHEEESGTTDGKIKKEFYSKLVKADLNGKDQEIYSIKLPGNPKLGEGKPENQNHAIIFTRGEAIQTIDMNQDNYLEEAMKLRNLLEEFKGDHGLRPPTILGVREHVFTGSVSCLAWFMSNQETSFVTLGQRVLAYPLKVRMHYGHPDVFDRIFHISRGGISKASRVINISEDIFAGFNSTLRQGNITHHEYIQVGKGRDVGLNQIALFEGKVAGGNGEQVLSRDVYRIGQLFDFFRMLSFFFTTVGFYVCTMMTVLTVYIFLYGRAYLALSGLDSGISREAKMSDNISLTAALNAQFLVQIGIFTAVPMIMGFILELGLVKAVLSFIVMQLQLCSVFFTFSLGTRTHYFGRTILHGGAKYKATGRGFVVEHIKFAENYRLYSRSHFVKALEVALLLVVFIAYGYSDGGGISYVLITISSWFLVFSWLFAPYIFNPSGFEWQKNVEDFDDWTSWLLYKGGVGAKGDKSWESWWEEEQSHIQTTRGRILETILSLRFFFFQYGIVYKLHLTGTNTSLTVYGFSWVILVAFVMIFKIFTFVPRKSSILLRFVQGLTAIGLIVLVTLVVVFTKLSVPDLFAGILAFIPTGWAILSIAITWKWIIKHLGLWDSVREFARLYDAAMGLVIFAPVVFISWFPFASTFQSRLLFNQAFSRGLGISLILSGNRKKKSKSKSK; encoded by the exons ATGGCGAGAGCAATTAGTAATTGGGAAAGATTAGTAAGAACAACATTACAAAGAGAACAACTACTGAGTAGTGGTCAGGGTAGTATTGAAAGGAAATCTAGTGGTATTGCTGGTGCTGTACCAGCTTCACTTAAAGGCGGTGGGAATaatattgatttgattttacaaGCTGCTGATGAGATCCAAGCTGAAGATCCAAATGTCTCCAGGATCA TGTGCGAGCAAGCATATTCAATGGCACATGATCTGGATCACAATAGTGATGGCAGAGGTGTACTCCAGTTCAAAACTGGTTTATTGTCGGTTATTAAG CAAAAGTTTTCCAAGAGAGATGGGGAAAGAATTGATCGCAACCGTGATATTGAGCGCCTATGGGAATTTTATCTCCTGTACAAGAGAAGGCACAGGGTGGATGATATTCAGAAAGAAGAACAGAAATGGAGAGAATCTGGAACATTTAGTGTTACACTGGGAGA GCTGGAACACAGATCATTAGAAATGAAAAAGATATTCGCCACCCTGAGGGCTTTAATTGTTGTTATGGAGGCACTACACAAAGGTGCAGATCCTGATGGCGTGGGCAAGAAAATTATGGAGGAG TTGCGTAGAATCAAAAAAACAGACGGAGCATTGACAGGAGAACTTAATACATATAATATAGTGCCCTTGGGCGCACCATCTTTGACCAATGCTATAGGGATGTTCCCAGAA GTTAAAGCTGCAACATCTGCAATAAGATACACCGAATCTTTTCCTAGACTGCCTGCTGACGTCGAGGTTTCTGGGATGCGAAATCTCGATATGTTTGATCTCTTGGAATATGTGTTTGGTTTCCAG AAAGACAATATCAAGAACCAGCGCGAGAATGTAATTCTTTCTGTTGCAAACGCACAAACTCGTCTTAGCCTACCTGTTGGAACTGAGCCA AAGATAGATGAGAAAGCTGTTACTGAGGTTTTGTTAAAAGTACTGGATAATTACATCAAATGGTGCAAATATTTGCACATACACCCTGTTTGGAACAG CAGTTTAGAAGCGATAAACAAGGACAGGAAACTCTTTTTGGTTTCTTTATACTTCTGTGTTTGGGGGGAGGCTGCAAATGTCCGCTTTCTTCCGGAATGCATTTGTTATATATTTCACCAT ATGGCAGAAGAGCTAAATGAGAAATTGGACCATAGCGAGGCGCAACCAGCTAAAAGCTGTACTGGTGATAATGGTTCTGTGTCTTACCTTGAACAAGTCATTTCTCCCATTTATGAAACAATGGCAAAG GAAACTTCTATACTTAACAGTGGGAAAGCTGCACACTCAGATTGGAGGAATTACGACGACTTCAATGAGTATTTCTG GTCTCCTACTTGCTTTGAGTTGAAATGGCCAATGAAGAAGGACAGTTCGTTTCTATTGCACCCTAAAGGGCGGAAAAGG ACAGCTAAAAGCAGTTTTGTGGAGCACCGGACATTTCTTCACCTTTATCGAAGTTTCCATCGACTATGGATATTTTTGGTCTTAATGTTTCAG AGTCTGACAATTATAGCTTTCAATGACGGAAGAATGGACCTCAATACTTTCAAGGAAGTACTCAGTATTGGACCAACATTTGCTGTCATGTGCTTCATAGAGA GTTCTCTTGATGTCCTGCTTATGTTTGGGGCTTATACTACAGCGAGAGGAATGGCGCTCTCACGCCTTTTTATTCGCTTCTTTTGGTTTGGCATCAGTTCAGTAGCTATAACATATATTTACGT GATGGTTCTTAAAGAGAGGAAGGACCAGAACTCTAACTATTTTCGGTTATATATTCTTATTTTGAGTGTTTATGCTGCTTTGCGAGTATTTCTTGCATTGTTTCTTAAGTTTCCGGCTTCTCACACTTTGTCAGAAAGGACTAATCAGTCCTTCTTTCAGTTTTTCAAGTGGATTTATGAG GAGCGATACTTTGTGGGTCGTGGCCTGTTTGAGAGGATGGGTGATTATTCGAG ATACGTGTGCTACTGGTTAGTTGTCTTTGTGTGTAAATTCACATTTGCCTACTTTCTTCAG ATACAGCCTCTAGTCAAGCCTACAAATGTGATTATCGGCCTCCGGAATTTACAGTACTCCTGGCATAGTATCATCTCAAAGA ACAACGGTAATGCCTTGACGGTTCTTAGCGTATGGGCTCCTGTTGTGGCT ATCTACATTATGGACATTCACATTTGGTACACTCTTTTATCTGCTATTATTGGCGGTGTGATGGGTGCTCGTGCACGGTTAGGGGAG ATACGGACACTTGAAATGCTACACAAACGTTTTGAAAGTTTTCCAGCAGCCTTTGCGAAAAAGCTTGTGTCTTCTCAGGCAGTAAG GATGCCTGTTGACAGTGAATCTCAG GATTCCGAAGAAATAAATAAGGCTTATGCATCTGTATTCTCTCCTTTCTGGAATGAGATCATCGAAAGCTTGCGtgaagaagattatattagtAACCG GGAAAGGGACTTGCTCTGCATACCTAGCAATTCTGGAAGTCTTAGATTAGTTCAGTGGCCCTTGTTTCTTTTGAGCAGTAAG ATCTTGCTAGCAAGGGATTTAGCTACGGTGTGCAAGGATTCACAAGCAGATCTCTGGGCCAGCATATGTAGGGAAGAGTATATGGCAGAAGCCGTTAGGGAATGTTACTACAGTATAGAAAAGATCTTGCACTCTTTAGTAGAGGGTGAAGGAAGACTTTG GGTTGAAAAGATTTTCCGTGAGATCAATGACAGCGTGTTGAATGGTTCACTCCTTGTAACCTTAAATATGAAGAAGCTTCCCCTAGTGTTGTCAAGGTTTACTGCATTGGTTGGGCTCCTG AAACTTGATCCGACTCCTGAGCTTGCAAGAGGTGCCGCAAAAGCAATGTATGAGTTGTATGAAGTTGTTACACAGGATCTGGTGTCATCCAATTTAAG GGAGCAGCTTGATACATGGAATATTCTTGTGAAAGCTAGAAATGAAGGCCGCTTATTTTCTAGGATACAGTGGCCCAACAGTCCAGAAATA AAAGAGCAGTTGCACCGATTATACCTATTTCTTACTGTAACGGATTCAGGAGATAATATTCCAAAAAATCTTGAAGCACGGAGAAGATTACAGTTCTTTACGAATTCGTTATTCATGGACATGCCTGTGGCGAAGCCTGTTTCAGAAATGATTCCATTCTG TGTATTCACCCCATACTATGGCGAGACTGTGCTATATAGCTCAGATGAGTTGATGGATGAAAATGATGATGGAATTTCTACTCTTTTTTATCTTAAGACAATATTTAAAG ATGAGTGGTTTAACTTTTTGGAACGGATTGGTCGGGAAGTATCCATCAAAGATGAAGAACTGCTGGCGAGCCCCACTGATAACTTGGAGCTTCGGTTTTGGGTATCTTATCGCGGCCAAACTTTAGCAAGGACAG TACGTGGTATGATGTATTATAGAAGGGCCCTGATGTTACAAAGCTATTTAGAAAAGAGAAGAATTGAAG CAGACAATGGTTATTCAGGATCCAGATTTCCTACAACACAAGGGTTTGAATTATCTCGTGAAGCTCGAGCCCAGGCAGATCTAAAATTTACATATGTGATTTCATGCCAAATTTATGGGAAGCAGAAACAGGATAAAGCTCCCCAAGCAGCTGATATCGCACTTCTGTTGCagag AAATGAAGCCCTTCGAGTTGCATTTATACACGAGGAAGAGAGTGGTACAACTGATGGAAAGATCAAAAAAGAATTTTACTCAAAGCTGGTAAAAGCTGATCTGAATGGGAAGGATCAG GAAATATATTCTATCAAGCTGCCTGGAAATCCAAAGCTCGGAGAAGGGAAACCTGAAAACCAAAACCATGCTATAATCTTCACTCGGGGAGAAGCTATTCAAACTATCGACATGAATCAG GATAACTACCTTGAGGAGGCTATGAAATTGAGAAATCTTCTTGAGGAATTCAAAGGAGATCATGGTCTTCGACCTCCAACTATTCTCGGGGTTAGAGAGCATGTATTTACTGGAAG TGTTTCTTGTTTAGCTTGGTTTATGTCCAATCAAGAAACTAGTTTTGTCACCTTGGGTCAACGCGTTCTGGCATATCCTCTCAA GGTCCGCATGCATTATGGTCATCCTGATGTGTTTGATCGGATATTTCATATATCCCGAGGTGGAATTAGTAAGGCATCGCGTGTTATCAATATCAGTGAGGATATTTTTGCAG GATTTAACTCCACCCTGCGACAGGGTAACATCACACACCATGAATACATTCAG GTTGGAAAAGGAAGGGATGTTGGTCTCAATCAAATTGCGTTGTTCGAAGGTAAAGTGGCAGGTGGGAATGGTGAGCAAGTCTTAAGCAGAGATGTGTACAGGATAGGCCAACTATTCGACTTCTTTAgaatgttgtctttcttttttaCAACAGTGGGTTTTTATGTGTGCACCATG ATGACTGTTCTTACTGTATACATTTTCTTATATGGAAGGGCTTACCTT GCTCTCTCTGGACTTGATAGTGGAATTTCACGTGAAGCAAAGATGTCAGATAATATTTCACTGACTGCTGCTCTAAATGCTCAATTTTTGGTCCAGATCGGAATATTTACTGCAGTCCCAATGATTATGGGCTTTATACTTGAGTTGGGATTGGTGAAG GCTGTTTTGAGTTTCATTGTCATGCAGCTCCAGCTGTGTTCAGTTTTCTTCACATTCTCTCTTGGGACCAGAACTCATTATTTTGGTCGCACAATCCTACATGGCGGGGCAAAA TACAAAGCAACTGGTAGAGGATTTGTTGTGGAACATATCAAGTTTGCTGAGAATTATAGGCTTTATTCACGAAGTCATTTTGTGAAGGC GCTTGAAGTTGCGCTACTCCTTGTTGTTTTCATAGCTTATGGTTATTCAGACGGTGGTGGTATTTCCTATGTATTGATTACAATAAGCAGTTGGTTCCTAGTCTTCTCATGGCTCTTTGCTCCTTATATCTTCAACCCCTCTGGGTTTGAGTGGCAAAA AAATGTGGAGGACTTCGATGATTGGACAAGTTGGCTTCTTTATAAAGGTGGAGTAGGGGCCAAGGGAGACAAAAGCTGGGAATCTTGGTGGGAGGAAGAGCAG AGTCATATCCAAACCACGAGAGGACGTATCTTGGAAACAATCTTGAGTCtgagatttttcttcttccagtATGGCATTGTTTATAAACTCCATTTAACTGGAACGAACACATCACTTACG GTCTATGGATTCTCATGGGTTATACTGGTTGCATTTGTCATGATATTCAAG ataTTCACCTTTGTCCCAAGAAAGTCGAGCATACTGCTGCGATTCGTACAGGGACTCACAGCCATTGGGCTTATTGTTTTAGTTACATTGGTCGTTGTTTTCACTAAATTATCAGTACCAGATTTGTTTGCTGGTATCTTAGCATTTATTCCAACTGGTTGGGCCATTCTATCT ATTGCTATTACATGGAAATGGATCATAAAGCATCTGGGATTATGGGATTCAGTACGTGAGTTTGCTCGACTATATGATGCTGCAATGGGATTGGTTATATTTGCTCCAGTAGTATTTATTTCATGGTTCCCATTCGCATCCACCTTCCAATCTCGGCTTCTCTTTAACCAAGCATTTAGTCGAGGTCTTGGGATCTCACTCATTCTTTCAGGAAACaggaagaaaaaatcaaaatcgaagtcaaaataa